A genomic stretch from Leptospira licerasiae serovar Varillal str. VAR 010 includes:
- a CDS encoding toxin-antitoxin system YwqK family antitoxin, with translation MKFSKFIISFLCFFTFFCESAERPHGLPAGAKYDKNMNAYILNEPGLARIYYDNGKLYFECPLDENKLYHGLCKSYLRSEEGISSQGKYEHGSKIGDWVWYFANGKPYIKQRFGSQIKDEFAQINGDEGNEEGPYERYYPEGVLEVKGNYKNGQKSDFWQKYFKDGELEYSGYYSKGKKIRTWFYYFPNRQTESVEVFDENGNFLSRTIFSPSGKVLCEVQKKESHCG, from the coding sequence ATGAAGTTTTCAAAATTTATAATATCCTTTCTTTGCTTCTTTACCTTCTTTTGCGAGTCCGCAGAGAGACCTCATGGTTTGCCTGCAGGTGCAAAATACGATAAAAACATGAACGCCTATATTCTGAACGAGCCGGGGCTTGCCAGGATATATTACGATAATGGAAAGTTGTATTTCGAATGCCCTTTAGATGAGAACAAACTATATCACGGGCTATGCAAATCCTATCTCAGATCCGAAGAAGGTATCTCTTCCCAAGGAAAATACGAGCACGGTTCTAAGATCGGAGACTGGGTTTGGTATTTTGCGAACGGCAAACCTTATATCAAACAAAGATTCGGGAGTCAGATCAAGGACGAATTCGCCCAAATTAACGGGGACGAAGGAAACGAAGAAGGTCCGTACGAGAGATACTATCCGGAAGGAGTCCTGGAAGTAAAAGGCAATTATAAGAACGGACAAAAGTCCGATTTCTGGCAGAAATACTTCAAAGACGGAGAATTGGAATATTCTGGGTATTATTCCAAAGGAAAAAAGATCCGCACTTGGTTCTATTATTTCCCGAACAGACAAACTGAGTCTGTCGAAGTTTTCGACGAGAACGGTAATTTCTTATCTAGAACGATCTTTTCCCCGAGTGGAAAAGTTCTCTGCGAAGTTCAGAAAAAAGAATCTCACTGCGGATAA